In the Telopea speciosissima isolate NSW1024214 ecotype Mountain lineage chromosome 6, Tspe_v1, whole genome shotgun sequence genome, tgattttcatttttttctgcaTCGTTTTAGGTTTCCATTTTCTATAGAAAACATTAAAAAGAAGAACGTATTTGCGAAGGACCAAATATCATGAATAGATGCATAGACTTCATCCCTTGGGGATTACAAAAGAGAAACACTAATCTTAATTTTGGCCCTTccaaaatacaagggaaagGTGCACTATATAGAAGCCATATGACTGAATTAGAGCCCCAAATTCAATATGTGAAATGCTCCTCCCATCTTAATAGTCTGGATAAGTCCACATATATGATACATGGGGGAAATTAGGTTCAATAACTGTCTTTTGGTAAAGTAATATCATTGTCATCTCtacctataattttttttcccaaaaaataaaggccaACCACCACAAGGATGTCACAATAACTTTCCTTTTTATACAAGTATCTGAATTACCCTTTTCACTATTTGAAGATTTccattaggggtgtaaatgaataaccgaaatccgtttccgtttagcactatccgaatccgtccgaaaactaaacggatgcggatacgaataggctatatctatccgaaaagctatatttacatgtaaacggataaaatatccgatccatatccgttttgcactatccgaatccgtccgataactaatcggatgcggatgcggatatagcactatccgagccgaatccaatccgtttacagccctaatttCCATCCAAACGACAAAATTCATGAGTGAAGAGATTCTTCCTCGTTGCGATGGAAAACTTCGGAAAACCTATCTTCAAAAGTGACATTTAGTGTCACCCACATGGTATAAGCATCTCACTGGTCAAAATATatccttaaaatgacaaatttttgAGAATTTGAAACCTGGTAATTATactcaagaacaaaaaaaatacggTGTGGCTAAGATTTCTTATAATTTGCTTCCAATGGTTAAAATGCGGGCAAATGTGTCTCTGGTCAGGCACGCCTAGAGGGTATATGTTGATGGCCGGGCACATTTAGCTTTGCCATCTCTAAGGGCATTTTAGCAGTTTTGGCAGTTGGATATTTGAGTATGGTTTGGACTTGCCACCTTTTAAATTTCGTGTCAAAATTGAATCATTCATCGACCCATGTAATGACATATCCTctcgtgtatgtccatgcattcCTCGGCAATCACTTGTCAGTCTTTAATATTTCAATACTCTACTATTCAATAGGCAAACTTTATTtaaactgaaacttgacatctgAGAAGGGATTCTTGGGTCTACCGACCACACtataataaggaagaattttttatatatacGCTTCTCATCCCATAACTTTCAGGTGGttgtacctaattggtattgaGTTGGAAACTTATAACTTTCACAACGTGATGAAGGTTCATGACATCATCCTAGGGTTTCCTAAGACCCTAACCCTTATACAGTTTTAGTATGTATGTTCCTCAAAATACCCATCCAATACCCTCCCATCTCCCATGCGTATCTGAAGTCCCACCATTCActgtggcttaaggaaaactcgatccaaataTGTAGCATTAAGAATAggttcccaaaataccctcccacgCTCATCTAAAGCACCCCCCGTCCCCCGTGGTGAATGGTTTCTAAGTAAGGAAAACTGGGTCCCTTAAGAATTTACCTTTTAAAGATTGTTTAAGACTGTTTAATTTTGGTATAATTAATCACGGATTTCAATTTCATCCTCTCAGTCATGTTTAATATGCATAAAATGCAGGGAGCACTCCGTACTAaaatcaaaagaacaagaagcaGCATCAGTTCCATGGTTTTAGATATTGAGATTTCATTGGCTGATTCGAATCAAAATCGGCTGTGGATGACACCAGTACCTGACCGATACCGAATCAGTGGTATCAGAATATGGGAGGACAAAatggttaaaaataaaaaaatcagtaTTTTGAGGGGCAAATTGGTTCGATCCGGCCTGATACAACCAAGCAgtatcaatatcgatattgATATCGACCAAGACTGATACATACGGGTACCAACACCGATGTCGATACCTAAGTCCATGATCAGCTAAAATATGAGGCTTTTCTCAGGAGTCTGGAGGAGTTAGTTAAATCTTTGAAATAGGAGGACAGGTACGGGTTAACtaccaaagaaaggaaaaatcctTTAGAATGGTATAAATCGTTATCCATAACCCATATAGACAATATCTCTTAATGAACAATATTAGACAGAACCGTGATCTTACATCGATTCTCCTTTATTGTTTCCCACTTCCATATATATTTGATTCACAAGAGGTGCTCAAGGATgcatagccaaaaaaaaattcccccaCTTTACTTCAAGCCTCCATCACAATCACCAATTTCTCCTTCACGTGAAAGAGtagaaaaaaccaaatcatCTACACAAAAAAGGCAAGAATGCATTGATCCTTAATACTACTGCCAGAATTAGTAATTCTTGCACTATCCAACTCTTTGATTTAGCATCGAATTCTTTCCGCTTATTACgggttattggtgaagcctgattttcGATTCAGATGTGTTGTTGGGATCTTCGAAGGACCATTTCGGACTCGAAACAATCTCGAATTGCCGGAAAATGGTGTACATCCTCGTCGGAGGCTGGGAGTTGTGTtaggctcgtcgagatcttcgaaatggtatattttgggatttatgttatgttttggtccgaccctgtCCGGTTTGACAATTTCTAGGtccaggggtatttttgtacttccttaagttagggcttctctatataatatTCTTATCCCTGAGAGGATTGTAtgagaggttttgtaacattttcaaaagatagtgaaatctATTCTATTGCTCAGCCATagatgtagcttcccatcttggggatgaaccacgtaaatctctggtgtgtgttgtgtgttgtgttctttctctgtttctcgtTTTCTTATGAAAATCACCATTTTGggcattgttttcttaacattAAGGATACTATAAATGTGTTCAATGTGTATTCtcggaatagattttgggtctaaAACACGTTATGAAGCAATAAAATAGAGATGAATTGAGTTTCAGAATGCGTTTTAGATCCAGAATTTATGCtgagaatacataccaaatacAGCCTTAAGCTATGTGATTATCCTGAACTCTTGTCTTTGTCTCTCTTTCTGTGTGtctgtgagaaagagagaaagagagaaagagagaaagagagacagagagagtcttatggcatgaacagcaagtTGGAAACAAAAGCAGTGGAGATGTCCAAAGACCAAATGTACCCTCATTGCCATCAAACCAATGTTGGAGCATCAGGGTCTAAACTTGTAAATTGAAGATGGATCTTAAAAACTCAAATTGCATGTCCAAGTCCACAGTAAAGCTATGAACAACCTACTTAATGATAATGATGTTAATGAAtgattctctatttcttttgaTACTTTTTCCCACTAAAAGTTTGGATAAGTATAAACTGAACAAAGACATAAATTAAGGGGAAAGAACTCTGGATTTCCACATAATTACTTTCTAATAAATGCTACTCTTGACAATTGGCTTATTTGCTAAGATAAACCCTAAAAGAAGGGTCACGATAACTATCTGAAACCTGTATAAGTTAGGTTTTTGAGAATCTTGAAGGCAGTGCCTGCCAGTGCCACAATTTCAACTTCCCCCATTAACTGTTCTTCTCTACATGTGTTCTATATTGTCTGCAGAAGCTAATACGTGCCTTAAAGGCTTCAGGTGACAATCACATTCTTAATCCAAACAGAAAAAATTTGtcctactatatatatataaccatcTTCCCCTGTTCTTGTCCATGCTTCCTCTTCTTAAGCTCTCTTTCTTCCAACAGCCATGGTTTCTGCAGAAGCTGCTCGAACATTTGTTGGTATCTTAGGTAGGTGAATCTCATGAATGGGTGTACAATGCTAGACTAGGTCATGAATGGGTGTACAATGCTAGACTAGTTTGTTTAAATTGGGATTTCTTGACATGGGTTTTGCTTATTTGCAGGAAACATAACTGCATTCATCTTGTTCTTGTCTCCAGTGTAAACctaatctttctctctctctctctctctctctctctctctctctctctctctgtttccctctctgtttcttcttcctttttgtttaaATGGtgggttattttttttatggatttcaGGCCAACTTTTGTTCAGATTTGGAAGAAAAGATCAGTTGAGCAGTTCTCAGCAGCACCATATTTAGCTACTCTTTTGAATTGCATGTTATGGATCGTATATGGACTACCACTGGTTCATCCACATAGCATGCTAGTTATAACCATTAATGGAACTGGGTTTGTTATAGAACTCACATATGtgattctcttccttctctactCTGATGGGAAGAAGAGATTGAGAGTGCTTGTAATGTTGATGGTTGAGTTTGGATTTGTTGCATTCATTGCTGTTCATGTCCTCACTCTGGCTCACTCTTTTGCTCGTCGTTCTCTTATAGTTGGAAGTGTTTGTGTCTTCTTTGGGACTTTGATGTATGCAGCTCCCTTAGCCGTCATGGTCAGTACTTTTTATAGCATCTTACATGCACATACACATACATATGCACATGCACAAGCACATGCATGAACACATGCATGTATGTTTTTGATGTGCATGATATCCATGAATGGAATTTCCATGTACTTTTATtgcaagctttttttttttttaaatttcagattcTCATCCATGAAGAAGCATGGAAATTATCTGCtctatttggaattttttttcctgtcaGGTTTTCTGTTTCGGCCGGTTTCCGGTTCCTCTCAttagggggcagaaatgacaacttaaccaCACCTGGGTAATGTGTTCGGGCAGCGGGTTAGATCGTCATTTctaccccctatgagaggaatcgaACAACTGTACCAGACAGGGAAACTGAGAGGATAATGAATATCCCTCCATTTCCCTACCCgatccatttccccaagttcctctaatagggaagagaggaccccacctgagcagtgtgttcgggcaaggggtagTGTGATCATTTCtctttattagaggaacttaaGAAAATGGACCGAGcaaggaaatggagcagataatgatCCGAAGAAGCTATGAGGATTTTTATTCCTACTaaatatgatgatgatgatgatgcagaAACTGGTGATTACCACGAGAAGTGTAGAAtcctgagaggataatgatccctCCATTTTCCTGTCCGGTCagtttccccaagttcctctaatagggaggAGAGGACCCCACCCaagcagtgtgttcgggtaggggtagTATTGTCatttcccctctattagaggaacttggggaaatggaccgaGCAGGGAACTGGAGCAGATAATGATCCGAAGAAGCTATGAGGATTTTTATTCCTAATaaatatgatgatgatgatgatgatgcagaAACTAGTGATTACCACGAGAAGTGTAGAGTACATGCCTTTCTCTCTATCCCTCGCTGCCTTTGCCAACGGCATTTGCTGGACTATTTATGCTCTCATACGTTTTGACCTCTTTATCACTGTAATTTTCTACTTtaaccccctctctctctctctctcggatctagatcctctacggAGCGTTGCTCGTAGCGGCCTGAGCGGTGTAGATTGAACCACatgtgcaaagaccgccttatccgagcgggggtaaggcggtcattgtgcacACGGCCTAGTCTGCACCGCATAGGCTGCTACGGGCAACTGCGCTATAGACGATTTgaattgctctctctctctctctctcttttctttgaatGCTAAAAGTGCTAATTAGTTATTGTTTGGTTTGTGGGATTTGGTTGTTTCACGCAGATTCCAAACAGTCTAGGAACGGTCTTTGGACTGGGGCAGCTGATATTATACGCCACATTCTATAAAAATACGCAAAGACTGATGAAGGAAAGGAAAGGCAAAGGGGATATAGGACTGGGAGATGTTATCATACAAGATTCCAAGTCAAATAAGATGGTCAACCGTCCTCAGAATGGTCATGATGGTATTTCAGAGATAAATGAGCCATGATCCCATTTCACGTAGACCACCATAATCTTGGACCTATCTAACTTGAtaactccccccccccaccccaccccaccccaccccaccccgcCCCACAAATTCCTAAACCAAACTTAGGTCACCCACTAATTCCATCTTATGCACCCCCTTAGCATCTCTAAATCTCatttaaatataaattaaaaaaaaaaaaaaacaagagtaaCCTTTGTTCTTCAATTTATTCTTCAATAGAAATAGAGTTCCTTggcagattttttatttttttttggagttttccTTTCTAGGCTaggtttctcttcacccatggtgaaagaGGAATCTCTTCACCATAGCCATCGATACCTACGGATTAACATGGAGAGTGATAGTGATACAAGAGTATAATCACCGAGGGCAAATTTACATTTAAACATGGAGAAAGGGAGAGTTAGAGTTTATGGCCTTGAGAACCCAAACACGTAAAAGGGAAATTACTTTGTCATCCTGACTACAACAAAAGGAGACATCCCTAGACATATCCACAATTTTAAAACACAAGATTAGAAGTTTCAAGGGCCAACGAGCTTgggatggagatggaagaagactgGGCAATCTCTTATTaaagcaccaaacttctttcatcttcaaaccTAGTTTCTTGGTTTTGCTCTAATCTTGTGAGAAGTTCAACAAGTTCAGGTTTCAAATCATGCTTAGAAGATAATGTTCCTACAGCGACCAAAACAAATTTGCCCTTTAACAAAATGCATGAAGACCACCCTGCTGACCCTATGTCTCTAGATTCAAACCCTGCACAAATCAACAGAGGAAAATCCAAAATAGGTAAAGCTGGAAAAGAAGTAAAGTAAATATCCCCGTCATTAATTATATCCTAGGATGAAATTTGGGGTGGGTAGATATTAAGGTCGTTCAGCCAATGGTCAACCTTACTCAACACTAACAGAGGATTAGGCTTATCAGATTTGAATAAAATACAGTTCTTGGTGTCCCAAATGAAGTGGCaaggtaaaataaaaatagaaaagtaGAAATGCAGAAATGTGATTCAAAGATGGCTTGTCAAGCTTGTGATTCATCAAAGTAGAAATGCATAACTGTTCCAGAGAGGGGTGGGACATAAACTCGGTTCTCAGACCCAAAGGACCAGCTGCCCAGATGTGTTTGACTCAATCACAGAAGAGGAAGATATACCAATGGGTCTCGATACAAGTGTCACAGATAGCACAAGTGGGATCGATCTGAGTCCATTTTGAAATTGTATCCTTAATCGGTAACCCTACATGTAATACACgccagaaaaaaaattttaatttaagatGAAgattaagtttccaaaaaaaaattccaccaagaGGAAAGAGGTAAAATCAAGATCAAAGATTAAAGATTGATGGTGTCTAGCCGCCATCTTAGTGCTAAAAATTCCATTCTTGGTCAAGGTACACCACCAAGAATCAATATTATTAGATAACGGCACCTTTAAAATTTTGGGCAAGAGAACTGGGGCTGAATCCAGAATTGACTCCACATTCCAAGAGGATGAAGTGGTGAAGGAACAAACTTTCTCAAGATGAAGGGTAGAGGTTGTGCCAAGAAGAATGGTAAATCCAGGGATGGAAGGAATCCAAGAATCAGTTCAAAAGCAAGTATCATGGCCATTCCCAATTCTTTTCAAACTAAAAATTTTGAGTAAAGGGAtgatggatgtgatgttgttcCAAGACCATGAACCCTTTTTGGTGACCGTTTTAGGATCCAAGAGAGAGGTTTTGGGAAAGTATCGTGCTTTGAGAATACAGGCCCATAGAGCATTTTCCTCCGTAAGAAATCTTCATCCAAGTTTAAGAAGTAAAGCTTCATTGTGGGCCTTTGCCTTTCAAAATCCTAGTCCACCCTTAGTCAAAGGTATACAGAGATTTTTCCAGGCAATGAAAGACGATTTCCTCTAGTTTGTAATGCCTTCATTCCAATCATTTAGACAGATATAATCAATTTTATGGCAAACAAcacttaaaggaaaattaatACAACTCATGAGATAAGAAGGGATAGACGACAAAACCGATTGAATGAACACACGTCGTCCTGCATAAGACAGAAGATTAACTTTCCAAGAAGACAACCGATTATCAATTCTATTAACAACAGGAGAGAGGACTTTTGACTTGGCTCTGCAAGTAAACAACTTAATTCCCAAATAAATTGAATCAGGGTGCATCTCTGAGATTCTCAACACAAAGCAAAGCCGAGATTTCTCCAAATGAGGGACATTTTTACTAAAATGGATGCCACTTTTAGAGAAATTAATCTCTTAACCTGAAAGGTCAGAAAACAAATCAAGGACAGCCTTAACTGTCAAAAGGTCATCTGAAGTAGTCTctaaaagatgaaaatatcatcagtaaataataaatgagaaatcGCAAGGGCTGATCTGGCCACCTTAATACCTTGGTACAAATTCAGATCACAATATGTTTGCAAAAGCCTAGAAAGGATTTCCATTGCAGTGATAAAGGGACAAGGACTCACTAGACATCCTTGTCTTATACCTCTAGACCGACTAAAAAACCCGAATGGGCTCCCTTCCATTTTGACAGTTGACAGAGAAAGAAGTGGTTGTAATAAGTGAAAAAAGGATCTTACATCAGTCgtccccaaaacccaaaaagttaaaaacaacaataataaaGGATCTTTCTATTTTATCATAGACTTTTGACATATCAACTTTAATAGCAACAAAGCCCAGCTCACCTTTCTTGCGgtttaaaaaatggaaaatctcCAGCAAAATCACAATATTATATAGTCTTCCTGCCACTCAAGAAGAGTGTTTGTAATGACAATTTAGGGTaccatttcttttttattctggGCATCAAGG is a window encoding:
- the LOC122665254 gene encoding bidirectional sugar transporter SWEET4-like isoform X2, whose translation is MVSAEAARTFVGILGNITAFILFLSPVPTFVQIWKKRSVEQFSAAPYLATLLNCMLWIVYGLPLVHPHSMLVITINGTGFVIELTYVILFLLYSDGKKRLRVLVMLMVEFGFVAFIAVHVLTLAHSFARRSLIVGSVCVFFGTLMYAAPLAVMKLVITTRSVEYMPFSLSLAAFANGICWTIYALIRFDLFITIPNSLGTVFGLGQLILYATFYKNTQRLMKERKGKGDIGLGDVIIQDSKSNKMVNRPQNGHDGISEINEP
- the LOC122665254 gene encoding bidirectional sugar transporter SWEET4-like isoform X1; protein product: MVSAEAARTVVGILGNITALILFLSPVPTFVQIWKKRSVEQFSAAPYLATLLNCMLWIVYGLPLVHPHSMLVITINGTGFVIELTYVILFLLYSDGKKRLRVLVMLMVEFGFVAFIAVHVLTLAHSFARRSLIVGSVCVFFGTLMYAAPLAVMKLVITTRSVEYMPFSLSLAAFANGICWTIYALIRFDLFITIPNSLGTVFGLGQLILYATFYKNTQRLMKERKGKGDIGLGDVIIQDSKSNKMVNRPQNGHDGISEINEP